ACTCAAACAGCTGTTATCACTATCCTTTTATGAAAAAAGGACATTTTGACCAGTAAAGGTAGTTAAGAGATATTCTCAGAGTAAAGGACAATTTGTTAAATtgaataattttatgaaaaactCCCTATTGTATCCATATACTTTTTAACTGCTGTCGACCAGTGATAGCTTCATATTTGGGAACCGGTGCCCTAGCACTTTTAAAGTAAGGTCACAGAAAGCCAAATTTAATTTTGGATCCTTATGGTTTTAAGCTAGAATGAGCCTGTAGTGTACTGTCATGAACCTGGCTTGAAGACATTCTGTGTAATTTAGAGATTATTTCCCAAGTACAATTCATAAATATATAGAATGACTTGAGGTAAGGGAACACCATGTGATATTTTTCTCTCCCTGATTTTCTAGAATAACTATGCTCTGATCATACAGTCTAGTTCTTAATTATATGCTGATATGAGGGggttttttctgctttttattccAAGTACATACTGTCTCTTCCTAACTGGAATGTAAACTCCTTAAGTGTACGCACCATGCTTCTCTTCTTTATCTCTTATGTGCAAAGCACACAGTGGCCTGGATAAATTTACGCTGGATCACAGCAGAGTAGATCTGCCTTTAGATTATAGTTGCATCACTCCTTGTCAGTGGAAATATACCACGTAAGGTGCTTATTACTCTTATTTTCAGCTATTGACATAATTCACTTCTTATAACCCCATTTTTTATGGATATCACGATTGTAAACTTCAGCTCAGCTGTTAATCAAGTGATCCAAAATGATGGCTTAGCAAATTATGAAGTGATTGATGAGGTTTTGCCCCAGTGTCTCAGCACCCATAGTTTGTGGAGATGCACTGCTTTTAAGTCTGTGTACGGGTGGGTTCCACAGGAGACAGACAGACTTCTCGGctctttttcccttccctcttgaaGCAGTACACACCTTCACAGTGTTTGCAGAGCCCCCAGAAGAAAATGAGTTGCTATCTGGGGGTTCTCCAAGAGATACCCATCAACcaatcatgttttgttttgtagtattaataaatttaggtctttggtcGGTTTTGATCTAAAAATTGGATTTattgttgattgattgatttgattGATCGGTTGGTAGCTAGAATTCCTAACCTTATAGCTTTGGATTTACCTAAAACTATCCTAAGCTTGAACTGTTTAGAGTTagtatttcttttggaaaataaagttaatgGGTGACATTTGGTGATCTAGACAGTTTTAAGATTCCCCATACAATGTTTGCACTGCAATACTAGAATGAGCAGAGGTCAAAAGACTCGTATTTGAAGCCTTGTTGTGTTAACTACCAACTGTACTGTCTTTGATTAATTGCTAAGGttctctaagcctctgtttcctcatctttaagatGGGCATAATATGTACTTCACAGCCATCTGAgaattaaataaggtaatatatgtgaaaatattgTGAACTATGAAATAGCACACAAGCATATGGTATATGCTTTCAGCAATACACAAATAATCCATCTCTCAGATCTGTtaaaggctgttttttttttttctctcatgaatGCTTTTACATTCCTTAACACTTTGATGAAAAGAGTCTCATTTTTTAGGCCAACTTCTATTTGTAGACACAGTCATACTATTAAAGGGTTCAGTTAGAACTTGCCATTAGAAATACAATGTGAATAAGGCCCAGACATGTTAGGACAGAGTCActtattaatatgtataaaatacatggTAAAATGAGGTACCCAGAGATGACATTATTAGGCCCTAATGTATTTTTACCTGTTCACATTCTGATGTGCAGAAGGGGTTTGAACTTGCTTTGTAAAATAAGCAGATAAGcgatactgttttgtttttgtttttcatttgaaaaggTCTTGATCGTCATGATTCTTATATTTAAAGATTTTGAAATTCTTACGTTTTGGGAGATGCTACAGTCTCTACTTAGAAGAACTTGGGACTGGGATATAGGAAACGGTTTCTGGTGTGTGAGTCTAGTTAACTCTTTTTACCCTTAGATAATGTATATGACTAGGGGTAGGTTGGTCAGTTCACCTTGAATTGTTTAATGAAATGAGCATTGATTTAATTATTTCTGATTCCTTTAACTGCTCCTGATTCTCCAAGTAGCCAACAATATCTCCACGAAGATGTTGACAGTTTTGTACTACCCTGGTGCCCCTGACCGCCGCCTGCCTTTCAAGGTGCATGGGGTCACTCCAAGGGAAAACAAATAATTATCACCCCTTATATCTTGAAAAGTATGAAATGAACCAtgtaatagattaaaaaatagtgAGTTTTCTCCTTTCCCAAGATCCAAGTTAGACATTAAGATGACTAGGTAATGCTAAGGAGCAATGACATGACCAAAGAAGGAGAATACACTAATATGAACACAACCGTCACTCTTCCACCTTGCCCCCGCCCCCATATCTTTCTTAAATTCCTTACATGCACCCAGATGACACATACCTTagctagactgcctgggttctaatcctggtTCCTCTAGTTTCTCTCTTGTGACCTTGTACAGATTATCTTCTGcatgtgtcagtttcctcatctgcaaaatgggcatgaGAGTAttagtacctatctcatagggtaGTTGTGGGGATTCATTCAGTTAACTTGTAAAGCACAGAGCTGGCGCATAGTGTATGCTATATGAGTATGAGgtaatattattatctttttaaagattaatttacTGATGTATTTGGAGTCATTGAACATGCTCCAGTTCTAGGGTAAAAAGTTGGATTTTCCTTGctccagtaatttcaaatttcatttagtaaaaaccaaaaaaaaaaagttttttaaaacattccacCTGTTCCTGTAAAATCCATTAAGTTCTCTGAAGTGATCCACATCTGCTGTTAGCATAAAAGAAATTGTGCATTGCGGATAAAATGGAAGAGTATTTTTTATCCAGACCCAACAGTGACACTGATTCATGGTCATCTGATTGGTATGCCTGAGCAAGTTACAACAAATATGAACCTATAAGGTGTTAGTCACTCAGAAAAGAATTTGACagatttttccagaaaaaaataactgcatcATGTTGTATGTaaccaatggggaaaaaaaagaaaaacggggAGAAAAAGATTTCATAAGTACTGTGTACTTTAAGACCATAAACACATTATTAACCCCCTTTACACAGGGAAGCTATCTTTCTCTATGATAAGTGAATAGGACATAGGGTGAATGATAGAAGTCTATCGTATTTAATTaattctttgttatatttttatgcctacttttctgaaaatattatttaagtgCAAGGTTTCATTTTTTAGTAGCTGATTTAGCTTACTCTCATTTAGTAATAAAGTCCCTCACTAGCTACTGAGGTAGACCCCATCACAAATGACTGTAGACAGTTTGGGGTTATAAATAAGTTCTtgggttttattattgtttttctgttttctcttgtcTTGTGAGCTGTGATGAACTGTCATAGTCCTTCTGTACCTTTAGTGGCATTTCTGACTTGCTGCCTCTGGTCTGCTGAGAAACTGGATAATCACACTTGTTAGAACTGTGTTTTGTAAAGAGTTCTCCCTTGCTGAAAACTTCAGTCTCTTTCCTTTTGTGCTCTAGAGCCTTGCTGTTCAAAGAGGGGCCCATagaccagcaacatcagcatcaccttactagaaatgcagaatcttgggcctcactccagacctactgaatcagaatctgcattttaacaagattctcaGGTAATTCAAGTAtgcattaaaatttgagaagctcCACTTTAGCACATCAACTTTGTGACAGGTCATTTTTCTATTTCGAGATCCATTTTTAGCTTCAAATTGTGTCTTGCAGTGTTCGAGGTTATATAGCTTGCCAAACTATTTTACCTCTAGAAATAAGGGATGTTGTTAAAACATCTAGAAGTGTATTCATGTTTGGTAATAGGTAATtgatgaacattttattttctctcccctAGGATATCCCTGGTGATCTTAGAAGAGTCTGTATTATGGAATCGATCTCTATGATGGGAAGCCCCAAGAGCCTTAGCGAAACTTTTTTGCCTAATGGCATAAATGGTATCAAAGATGCAAGGAAGGTCACTGTAGGTGTAATTGGAAGTGGGGATTTTGCTAAATCCCTGACCATTCGACTTATTAGATGTGGCTATCATGTGGTCATAGGAAGCAGAAATCCTAAGTTTGCTTCCGAATTTTTTCCTCATGTAGTAGATGTTACTCACCATGAAGATGctctaataaaaacaaatataatatttgttgctatacatagagaacatTACACCTCCCTGTGGGACCTGAGACATCTGCTTGTGGGTAAAATCCTGATTGATGTGAGCAATAACATGAGGATAAACCAATACCCAGAATCCAATGCAGAATATTTGGCTTCATTATTCCCGGACTCCTTGATTGTGAAAGGATTTAATGTTATCTCAGCTTGGGCACTTCAGTTAGGACCAAAGGATGCCAGCCGAcaagtatgtatttttaaattttattcttagtTAGATGGTATTTTGTACTTAgttaaaacaaatatcatatatttaaaaactgaattttgaCACTCTCCAGTGATTATCATTTTGAAAACTATGTATGAGCTCCTGAAGATTTGTGTCCTGACCTTGTAAGGGCACATTTCTATTCCCAAAATGATGTGAAAAGCTGAGAAAATAACTGGAACTTTCCTATCATAATCAGCTAATTCAAGAAAAAGGCAAGGTTGGCAGTTGAATAATGGGCCATCTCCTTGCTTCCtcaaatattaaaacaatctCAATCacgtcttttttctttccctctctccctcccaccaatccttccatcctcccttcttccttccttgaaGCTATTTGGTAAACAGTATCCCATCTCTGCGCGAAATGCTATGTAGTATGATCCTCAAGAAGAATGCTTTAGaagaacctttttattttatgtagatATTCATAGAATTTAAATAGtacagtttgttttattttaagggtAGATTTTAATCTGTCTGGGGAAGGTAGAAGCAGATTGGATTTCTCAGGTTCTCCTTTAATCTATGAGTTCTGTTTAGTTCAGTTTGAGAATAAAGCAGATGGGGAGCTCCATCAATGCTTTTGTGGAATGGCAGCTTTTATAAGTAAACACATAAAATAGTGCaccttaaaaatctttcaaaagtgTGGTTATGCATTATAATGAAGCATGAtgataaaatacttttatttttgtccatAAAGACAGTTGATTAGATGtcttagaaaataaattcaagtATTACATCACTATATGCTGCGTATCAGAGTCATGATAACCACTCATTTTGAAGTGTTTAATTTGGAAGAATATATACTTTCTTACTTTCCTAGAGAGTATTTctgaatcctttttttcttttgcacatcAACCAAGGTTTGGCAATGGATACAAATCTAGCAAATTAGAGATAAACCTGAATTTAATCCTTTGCCCATATTTGTGATGATTTTAATTATTCAACAAAAGAAATTGTAGAACAAGAGATTAAGTTCAATGTGAGCTACAGAAagagattcatttgtattttgtaGTCCTTGTGGCTTTATGTATGTTTGATTTATTCTTTTaggtttattataaaattttaaaatttgtagtttttttcccaGTGAAGTAAAAACAGTTTAATCCACCATTGTCACACCTGTAATAAATTTGATAAAACTTATTTatcaaattaggaaaaaaataaaatgcttttccttACTTCTTTGGTATATATTTCTCCACCTTCCCTGCTCCATTTTAGAAGTTTATCAACATTTGTATAATAGTATAGACTTTGTCATTTATATGGTTAACGTTAGATAAAATTAATAATCCTAAGAGctctacattctcaccattaTGTAACTAGGTTTAGTAGGCAAGCATTTCAGTGTGGTCTGTTTCAGAGCCTTTATATAAACATCCTCAGGGATACATTTAGGAATTTGTTTTCCCTGAACATAGCTCAGAGATTTTATAGCAAAATTTTCCTAACTCTAATCCTGGCTCACTCCAGCCAGGAACTTGTGAACTtggtgttcaacaaatatttgtgaattctCAACTACATTACGATATCTAAGAGGTTTTGGTAGTTTGAaagcccaccctcacccccactgaTCACAATCACATCTTAGAGTTCCTATAGAGGTAACAGCTCTTAGAAAATGGCAGTTACTTTACTGTTTAAGTTAACTAAGCCTATTAATGCTATTATTTTCCCCACCAAATATATTATCCTCATTTAAAGATGAAAGAATTTCCTAATTCTGACCAATGAAATAATATACCTGAGATTATCCATGGTTTTGGTGAATTGGTTTCTAAGCcaaaagttaaattttataaatagtatAGCATCATGACATCATTTAGaggttttaattacaaattcaaccATTCAGGATCCATGCTTATCTTTTCCCTTGCTGAATAGCCATAAAGGGTAATGCTTGAAATCACTCTACTCGGCAGAATCGCTAGTCCTAGAACTAAGTACTGTCCACCAAAGCCTGGAGAGCCAGCCCCACCCGGTTCCCTGCAGGAGTGAGAGAGCTGGACAGGGGAGGGGCATGGCTTGCAGCTCAGACTCCACCTAGACTGTTGGAGGGGAGACCTTACCTTGTCTGCTCAGAGCCTGGTGATCTAGAAACCTTTCTCTCCTCCCGCCTCCCTTCCCCTGAGGACTTCTGTTCCCAGGTTCAAGCtagatttttctgcattttcttttcatgtcaTTGAAGGTAGCAAGGACTTTGTTGTTTTTATGATACTATTTTAACCTATAAATAAATaggttaataaattaataaatgctttATCTCCTTAATTTTTTTGCATCACGCAGGGTCATCATAAGTGATGCTCTGTGGATTAAATGGAGCGTGTGATTGTCACCATTTTTATAAGCAATAATAGTAATGAcgagtcttctgtttcttccatAGGTTTATATATGCAGCAACAATATTCAAGCTCGACAACAGGTTATTGAACTTGCCCGTCAGTTGAACTTCATTCCCGTTGACTTGGGATCATTATCATCAGCCAGGGAGATTGAAAATTTACCCCTGCGACTGTTTACTCTCTGGAGAGGGCCGGTGGTGGTAGCCATAAGCCTGGCcacgtttttctttctttattctttcgtCAGAGATGTGATTCATCCATATGTTAGAAACCAGCAGAGTGACTTTTACAAGATTCCTATTGAAATTGTGAACAAAACCTTGCCCATAGTTGCCATTACTTTGCTGTCCCTGGTCTACCTGGCGGGTCTCCTGGCAGCTGCTTATCAGCTTTATTATGGCACCAAGTATAGGCGATTTCCGCCTTGGTTGGAGACCTGGTTACAGTGTAGAAAACAGCTAGGATTACTAAGCTTTTTCTTCGCTTCAGTCCATGTTGCCTACAGCCTCTGCTTACCAATGAGAAGGTCAGAAAGATACTTGTTTCTCAACATGGCTTATCAGCAGGTATGGGACGTGCTTGATATTTATCTGATGCTAGTAAAATACTTGATTATTAGAATCTGTAAAACGTGAGATTTAAAACAGTGTAAAACTTCACATACCTTGTAATAGAAATTTTGGTATATTTAGGGAAGAGAAAGAATTGTTCTTTAAACGATGTTTCTGCACAAGAATTATGCGGCTAATTCAGAATCATTTAGAATAAAAGCTGCTACCATCCCTTTCTTTGCAGAATAAGAACAGAGAGGTGAcgagttgggttttgttttctttttttaatattacaatTGCAGTGACTACTTTCAGCATcagttaattattttataattggccATGTTCCATGAAATAATAAGGCAGCTCTCAGTAAACATacacaataaaattagaactagtgaaaaatataaaacagaatagGAAGTCAAGATCAGGAGACACACACAAGGTTTTTGTTATCATAAA
Above is a genomic segment from Balaenoptera acutorostrata chromosome 7, mBalAcu1.1, whole genome shotgun sequence containing:
- the STEAP2 gene encoding metalloreductase STEAP2: MESISMMGSPKSLSETFLPNGINGIKDARKVTVGVIGSGDFAKSLTIRLIRCGYHVVIGSRNPKFASEFFPHVVDVTHHEDALIKTNIIFVAIHREHYTSLWDLRHLLVGKILIDVSNNMRINQYPESNAEYLASLFPDSLIVKGFNVISAWALQLGPKDASRQVYICSNNIQARQQVIELARQLNFIPVDLGSLSSAREIENLPLRLFTLWRGPVVVAISLATFFFLYSFVRDVIHPYVRNQQSDFYKIPIEIVNKTLPIVAITLLSLVYLAGLLAAAYQLYYGTKYRRFPPWLETWLQCRKQLGLLSFFFASVHVAYSLCLPMRRSERYLFLNMAYQQVHANIENSWNEEEVWRIEMYISFGIMSLGLLSLLAVTSIPSVSNALNWREFSFIQSTLGYVALLISTFHVLIYGWKRAFEEEYYRFYTPPNFVLALVLPSIVILGKIILLLPCISRKLKRIKKGWEKSQFLEEGIGGAVPHLSPERVTVM